The Hyphomonas sediminis genome contains a region encoding:
- a CDS encoding sensor histidine kinase gives MSSTTNTQANKASWALFEGLFIIAALVAVFATFMAISDVNPDDPTAGATPWLLGLNFILLTVLAIIVTREYLKIRVDKAEGSGKLARRFVLLFGFSALIPAMVVAMFMGAFITRGLDRWLGDRVDHLMQQNAEIFRTYVESFQSTFDSDMRLAALDVESFARQVDKTIETAPDADGVDGAIYDYASTAFFDGLRTELASRDFLTIALLGADGVELVAEASVQDPILLLPPKSAYAEADQGAVATTLYEGRGIATALIHISEPLDGYIYAVKVFDRNAARSLREAETALEEYYAAKQSGGRLQTIFIIGYAQIAGLVLLLAGRLGLEAAGRVTGPIGRLASAAHAVRDGDLSVRVPVSGPVDELHALGHSFNAMTEQLDNQREALVRARNDEEDRRRFVETLLAELGAGVMRVDPNGQISVANRSAAELLGHAEIAEGALLSEVAPHFERYVRDTLERGAPVDATLDVTVGGEARNIRLKTAPGPEGGCVLTFDDTTRLVTAQRQLAWRDVARRIAHEIRNPLTPIMLSTERLRRRYGPKIDDADGVFERCTETILRKVDDIARMVEEFSSFARMPKPSVAPFDMRELLQAAAFAQSVVSPDIEIELDTDLEKAPFLGDDRLLGQAFGNLLKNAAEAIEGQPIENDVSGHIRIILQQDVRGLEVIIEDNGPGFPAEVRNRLLEPYVTTREKGTGLGLAIVNRILVDHGGSISLQNRPDGLRGARVRVVLPENGALAMQGDDVSTEDGGGEGRVPYPLSL, from the coding sequence GTGTCGAGCACAACGAACACCCAGGCCAACAAAGCGAGCTGGGCTCTTTTCGAAGGGCTCTTCATCATTGCGGCCCTGGTTGCAGTGTTTGCAACCTTTATGGCAATTTCCGATGTGAACCCCGACGATCCGACCGCAGGCGCGACGCCGTGGCTCCTGGGGCTCAACTTCATCCTCCTCACGGTTCTCGCCATCATCGTCACGCGGGAATACCTCAAGATCCGCGTCGACAAGGCCGAAGGCAGCGGCAAGCTCGCCCGGCGGTTCGTCCTCCTGTTCGGCTTTTCCGCGCTGATCCCGGCGATGGTCGTGGCCATGTTCATGGGCGCCTTCATCACCCGCGGGCTCGACCGCTGGCTGGGCGACCGTGTGGACCATCTGATGCAGCAGAATGCGGAAATCTTCCGCACCTATGTCGAGAGCTTCCAGTCGACCTTCGATTCAGACATGCGCCTGGCGGCGCTCGATGTCGAAAGCTTCGCTCGCCAGGTCGACAAGACCATCGAGACAGCGCCTGACGCAGATGGTGTTGACGGCGCCATCTATGACTATGCCTCAACGGCTTTCTTCGATGGCCTGCGCACGGAGCTCGCCAGCCGCGACTTCCTCACCATCGCGCTGCTCGGCGCCGATGGCGTGGAGCTTGTCGCTGAAGCCAGCGTGCAGGACCCTATCCTCCTGTTGCCGCCAAAGTCGGCCTATGCCGAGGCCGATCAGGGCGCCGTCGCCACGACGCTGTATGAAGGCCGGGGCATCGCCACGGCGCTTATCCATATTTCCGAGCCGCTCGACGGCTATATCTACGCGGTGAAAGTGTTCGACAGGAATGCGGCGCGTTCTTTACGCGAAGCTGAAACCGCGCTGGAAGAATACTACGCTGCCAAGCAGAGCGGGGGCCGCCTGCAGACAATCTTCATCATCGGCTATGCGCAGATTGCGGGCCTTGTCCTGCTGCTTGCGGGCCGTCTTGGCCTTGAGGCGGCGGGCCGTGTCACCGGTCCCATCGGGCGCCTGGCTTCCGCGGCCCACGCCGTGCGCGATGGTGATCTCAGCGTTCGCGTACCTGTCAGCGGCCCGGTCGATGAGCTGCATGCCCTTGGTCACTCCTTCAATGCGATGACCGAGCAGCTCGACAACCAGCGCGAAGCGCTCGTCCGTGCCCGGAACGACGAGGAAGACAGGCGCCGCTTTGTGGAAACCCTGCTTGCCGAGCTTGGCGCCGGCGTCATGCGCGTGGACCCCAACGGCCAGATCAGTGTCGCAAACCGCTCTGCTGCCGAGTTGCTCGGCCATGCAGAGATTGCCGAAGGCGCGCTCCTGTCAGAGGTCGCCCCGCACTTTGAGCGCTATGTGCGTGATACGCTTGAGCGCGGCGCGCCAGTCGATGCAACGCTGGATGTGACGGTCGGCGGCGAGGCGCGCAATATCCGCCTCAAGACGGCGCCTGGTCCGGAAGGCGGCTGTGTCCTTACCTTCGATGATACGACCCGGCTTGTCACAGCCCAGCGCCAGCTCGCCTGGCGCGATGTCGCCCGCCGCATTGCCCATGAAATCCGCAACCCCCTCACGCCGATCATGCTGTCTACGGAGCGCCTGCGCCGCCGCTACGGCCCGAAGATCGACGATGCCGACGGCGTGTTCGAGCGGTGCACGGAAACCATCCTGCGCAAGGTAGACGACATCGCCCGCATGGTTGAGGAATTCTCCTCCTTTGCCCGGATGCCCAAGCCGAGCGTTGCGCCGTTTGATATGCGCGAGCTGCTGCAGGCCGCCGCCTTCGCGCAGAGCGTCGTCTCGCCCGATATCGAGATCGAGCTGGATACCGATCTGGAGAAGGCGCCTTTCCTGGGCGATGACCGGCTCCTGGGGCAGGCGTTCGGAAACCTCCTGAAAAACGCGGCAGAGGCTATCGAGGGCCAGCCGATCGAGAACGACGTGTCCGGCCATATCCGCATCATCCTCCAACAGGATGTGCGCGGCCTTGAGGTGATCATTGAAGACAATGGCCCCGGCTTCCCCGCCGAAGTGCGCAACCGGCTGCTGGAGCCCTATGTGACGACGCGCGAGAAGGGCACAGGCCTCGGCCTTGCCATCGTGAACCGTATCCTGGTCGATCATGGCGGTTCCATTTCGCTTCAGAACCGGCCCGATGGCCTGCGCGGCGCGCGGGTTCGGGTGGTGCTTCCTGAAAACGGCGCGCTGGCGATGCAGGGCGACGACGTATCCACAGAAGATGGCGGCGGCGAAGGCCGTGTGCCTTACCCGTTGAGTTTGTAG
- a CDS encoding sigma-54-dependent transcriptional regulator yields the protein MAEKTVLLAEDDASIRLVVNQTLVSAGYEVRATSSPDALQRWVRNGEGDVVVTDVYLGDTSIFDLLPSMKLARPELPFIVMSGQNTILTAASAAEHGAFDYLPKPFDIDVLSSLVRRALKASPAPDKAIHPEAQKAVADAGLPLIGRSDAMQEVYRLIAKVMNTDLTVLIEGESGTGKELAARAIHQLGQSKRGQFVALDLAAMPPSEINRELFGTDGNGGAVRMKGGTLYLDEIGDLPAEAQAQLVKLLREPGGARLIASTRRNLGRLVEDGKFREDLFYRLNVMRLAIPPLRQRKEDIPELARAFLIRAQRQGLAARTFDKSALDLMAAYDWPGNVRELENLVLRLAVLSSDTVITVMDVEREMRMGVAEQTGTSIGFEAEIEALLHRYVMGDLVSGGEGEGSNVHESVVNRVERPLIRLALSVTSGNKVRAAQLLGMNRNTLRAKINALGIAED from the coding sequence ATGGCCGAGAAAACCGTACTCCTCGCCGAAGACGATGCCAGCATCCGGCTCGTCGTGAACCAGACGCTGGTATCTGCCGGCTATGAAGTCAGGGCCACCAGTTCGCCCGACGCGCTGCAGCGCTGGGTACGCAATGGCGAGGGAGATGTGGTCGTCACCGACGTTTATCTGGGTGACACGTCGATCTTTGACCTTCTGCCCTCGATGAAGCTCGCCCGTCCGGAGCTGCCCTTCATTGTAATGAGCGGCCAGAACACCATCCTCACCGCGGCTTCTGCCGCCGAGCATGGCGCCTTTGACTACCTGCCCAAGCCGTTCGACATTGATGTGCTCTCCAGCCTCGTGCGCCGCGCGCTGAAAGCCTCGCCCGCGCCGGACAAGGCGATTCACCCAGAAGCGCAGAAAGCGGTCGCGGATGCTGGCCTCCCGTTGATCGGCCGCTCGGACGCAATGCAGGAAGTCTATCGCCTGATCGCCAAGGTGATGAACACCGACCTCACCGTCCTCATCGAGGGCGAGAGCGGCACGGGCAAGGAACTCGCCGCCCGTGCCATCCATCAGCTCGGCCAGTCCAAGCGTGGCCAGTTCGTCGCGCTCGACCTCGCCGCCATGCCGCCGTCTGAAATCAACCGCGAACTCTTCGGCACCGATGGCAATGGCGGCGCTGTCCGCATGAAGGGCGGCACGCTTTATCTCGACGAGATTGGCGACCTGCCGGCCGAAGCGCAGGCGCAGCTTGTAAAGTTGCTCCGCGAACCCGGCGGCGCCCGCCTCATCGCGTCCACGCGCCGCAATCTTGGCCGCCTCGTGGAAGACGGCAAGTTCCGCGAAGATCTCTTTTACCGCCTCAACGTGATGCGCCTTGCCATCCCGCCGCTGCGCCAGCGCAAGGAAGACATCCCGGAGCTCGCCCGCGCTTTCCTCATCCGTGCCCAGCGCCAGGGGCTCGCTGCCCGCACCTTCGACAAGTCCGCGCTCGACCTGATGGCCGCCTATGACTGGCCGGGCAACGTGCGCGAGCTGGAAAACCTGGTCCTGCGCCTGGCCGTGCTCAGCTCCGATACCGTAATCACCGTCATGGATGTCGAGCGTGAGATGCGCATGGGCGTTGCCGAGCAGACCGGCACGAGCATCGGCTTCGAGGCGGAGATCGAGGCGCTTCTGCACCGCTATGTGATGGGCGATCTCGTCTCCGGCGGTGAGGGGGAGGGCTCCAATGTCCACGAATCGGTTGTTAACCGTGTGGAGCGCCCGCTGATCCGTCTCGCCCTGTCGGTCACCTCGGGCAACAAGGTCCGCGCCGCGCAGCTGCTGGGCATGAACCGCAACACGCTGCGGGCCAAGATCAACGCCCTCGGCATTGCAGAAGACTGA
- a CDS encoding two-component system sensor histidine kinase NtrB yields MDTLTGVRPSGLADLSPIALLHIDQRRRIGNVNPAAEDLFKLSRRALVGRPLSEVVYHDSLLFELIDRADRDPAEIAAPATPIAGPSMQAGLICDIRLRTVEGGNFILALSETPVRDSGEGIAGAAGFGRILGHEVKNPLAGIIGAAQLLERQAQAGQSELLDIIKDEARRIERLVNRLSAFELFSAPRMQACNVHALLDKVVASERAAMGTRVEFRREYDPSLPDMMGDPDHLQQAFQNIVRNAAEAASEGGRKGEVVIRTAYAAGLAMRQARLGSGLRRAMLISFEDNGQGIPRERQATIFDVFQSTKSGGRGLGLSVVSEVVNAHGGQIRVDSQPGATRFTVLLPLSEA; encoded by the coding sequence GTGGATACGCTCACAGGTGTGCGGCCATCCGGCCTCGCTGATCTGTCCCCCATTGCGCTGCTTCATATTGATCAGCGCCGCCGTATCGGGAATGTGAACCCGGCGGCAGAGGACCTCTTCAAGCTGTCGCGGCGCGCCCTCGTAGGCCGCCCGCTCAGCGAAGTCGTTTATCACGACTCCCTCCTGTTCGAGCTGATCGACCGGGCGGACCGTGACCCCGCCGAAATCGCGGCGCCGGCCACGCCGATCGCCGGCCCGTCGATGCAGGCCGGTCTCATCTGTGATATCCGTCTGCGGACAGTTGAGGGCGGCAACTTTATCCTTGCCCTTTCTGAAACCCCGGTCCGGGATTCCGGCGAAGGGATTGCCGGGGCGGCGGGCTTTGGCCGCATCCTCGGTCACGAAGTGAAAAATCCGCTTGCTGGCATCATCGGCGCGGCCCAGCTTCTGGAGCGTCAGGCGCAGGCTGGCCAGTCCGAACTGCTCGACATCATCAAGGACGAAGCCCGCCGGATCGAGCGTCTGGTCAATCGCCTCTCGGCCTTTGAATTGTTCTCTGCCCCGCGGATGCAGGCGTGCAACGTCCACGCGCTGCTCGACAAGGTCGTCGCGTCCGAGCGCGCGGCGATGGGCACGCGTGTCGAGTTCCGCCGCGAATATGATCCGTCGCTGCCGGATATGATGGGCGATCCTGATCACCTGCAGCAGGCTTTCCAGAACATCGTGCGCAACGCCGCCGAGGCTGCCTCGGAAGGCGGCCGCAAGGGCGAAGTCGTCATCCGCACCGCCTACGCTGCTGGCCTTGCCATGCGCCAGGCGCGTCTCGGCTCCGGCCTGCGCCGCGCCATGCTGATCTCCTTCGAGGATAATGGTCAGGGCATCCCGCGCGAGCGCCAGGCGACAATCTTCGATGTGTTTCAGAGCACCAAGTCCGGCGGCCGGGGTCTGGGCCTTTCCGTCGTCAGCGAAGTCGTCAACGCGCATGGTGGGCAGATCCGAGTGGACAGCCAGCCCGGCGCAACCCGTTTCACTGTCCTGCTACCGCTATCGGAGGCGTAA
- a CDS encoding tRNA dihydrouridine synthase, producing the protein MTNFEAPKVWLAPMSGATDAPMRRQAVHFGAPAVVSEMVAGETLAQARPDVVRRTCRHEGEGSWIVQLAARRPEDMLAGAVLMAEAGVDVIDINMGCPSKQVTGGQSGSALMRDLPLAGEIIDAAMQGAAGRPVTLKMRLGWDDQNLNAPELARMAQDRGVCMLTVHGRTRCQFYTGAANWAAVRAAVEAVSLPVIVNGDIADVASAREALAQSGAHGVMVGRAAMGRPWLVGEIAAALEGRAWRKPGLSEQLASLCEQIEDSAELYGAGLGLKMVRKHISAAIDELEIDLPAVERRQLRADLCRIGDAGELIAALRQVYLGQKLEKVV; encoded by the coding sequence ATGACCAATTTTGAGGCACCCAAGGTCTGGCTGGCGCCGATGTCTGGCGCAACTGACGCCCCCATGCGGCGGCAAGCGGTGCATTTCGGCGCGCCCGCCGTCGTGTCGGAGATGGTTGCAGGGGAAACCCTCGCGCAGGCCCGTCCGGATGTCGTCCGCAGAACCTGCCGTCATGAAGGCGAGGGCAGTTGGATTGTCCAGCTTGCCGCCCGCCGCCCGGAAGACATGCTCGCCGGCGCCGTTCTTATGGCTGAGGCGGGCGTCGATGTGATCGACATCAATATGGGCTGCCCGTCCAAACAGGTGACCGGCGGTCAGTCCGGCTCCGCCCTGATGCGGGATTTGCCGCTGGCGGGTGAAATCATCGACGCGGCCATGCAAGGCGCCGCTGGCCGACCGGTCACGCTGAAGATGCGTCTCGGCTGGGATGATCAGAACCTCAACGCGCCGGAGCTGGCCCGCATGGCGCAAGACCGGGGCGTTTGCATGCTCACGGTCCACGGTCGCACGCGCTGCCAGTTTTACACGGGCGCCGCAAACTGGGCCGCGGTTCGCGCCGCAGTCGAGGCGGTCAGCCTCCCGGTCATCGTCAATGGCGATATTGCTGATGTGGCCAGCGCCCGCGAGGCGCTCGCCCAGTCTGGTGCTCACGGCGTCATGGTCGGGCGAGCCGCCATGGGGCGTCCCTGGCTCGTTGGCGAAATTGCTGCCGCGCTCGAAGGGCGCGCCTGGCGCAAGCCCGGCCTGAGTGAGCAGCTCGCCAGCCTGTGTGAGCAGATCGAGGACTCGGCCGAGCTTTATGGCGCCGGCCTCGGCCTCAAGATGGTGCGCAAGCATATCTCTGCCGCCATCGACGAACTTGAAATCGATCTGCCGGCAGTCGAGCGCCGGCAACTGCGCGCCGATCTCTGCCGGATCGGGGATGCGGGCGAACTCATTGCCGCGCTGCGCCAGGTCTATCTCGGTCAGAAGTTGGAAAAGGTGGTATAG
- a CDS encoding bifunctional 2-C-methyl-D-erythritol 4-phosphate cytidylyltransferase/2-C-methyl-D-erythritol 2,4-cyclodiphosphate synthase has translation MTEAVAIIVAGGTGQRAGAERPKQWQMLLGKRVIDWSIDAFCTHPRISQVVVVAGPELGALPEGAPIVQANPGATRTQSVLSGLAAATLADDAVVLIHDAARPGIDAATISALIETLSDKAVAASAPAMPVADALKSNQGQNWTNVDRTGLFRVQTPQAFRLGEIRAALSAAGPDLVDDLAAIEAAGGAIRMVPGSARLSKITYAEDFDMLARLLSPAGTPRIGKGYDVHEFEAGDHVTLCGVAIPHIAKLKGHSDADAAWHALTDAILGAVALGDIGDHFPPSDPKWKGADSGIFLKEAQRLAEAKGYVIANCDITVICEAPKVKPHREAMRERTAELLGLPLDAVSVKATTTEGLGFTGRREGIAAEAVALLVPKG, from the coding sequence ATGACTGAGGCTGTAGCAATCATCGTCGCCGGAGGCACCGGCCAGCGCGCAGGCGCAGAGCGCCCGAAACAGTGGCAGATGCTGCTGGGAAAGCGCGTAATCGACTGGTCTATAGACGCCTTCTGCACGCACCCTCGGATTTCGCAGGTGGTGGTGGTGGCCGGGCCGGAGCTGGGGGCACTGCCTGAAGGCGCGCCGATAGTGCAGGCAAATCCGGGCGCTACGCGGACGCAATCGGTGCTGAGCGGGCTGGCGGCAGCGACGCTGGCAGACGACGCGGTGGTCCTGATCCATGACGCAGCCCGGCCCGGCATCGATGCGGCGACAATCAGCGCGCTCATCGAAACGCTCTCGGACAAGGCTGTGGCCGCATCGGCCCCGGCCATGCCGGTTGCCGACGCCCTGAAGTCAAATCAGGGACAAAACTGGACAAATGTGGACAGGACGGGGCTTTTCCGGGTGCAGACGCCGCAAGCCTTCCGTCTTGGCGAAATCCGCGCCGCATTGAGCGCGGCAGGGCCGGACCTTGTGGACGACCTGGCCGCCATCGAAGCCGCCGGGGGAGCGATCAGGATGGTGCCCGGCTCGGCCCGCCTTTCCAAGATTACCTATGCTGAGGATTTCGACATGCTCGCCCGCCTCCTCTCCCCCGCTGGCACCCCGCGCATCGGCAAGGGGTATGACGTGCATGAGTTCGAGGCCGGCGATCATGTGACGCTCTGTGGAGTGGCGATCCCGCATATCGCCAAGCTGAAAGGGCATTCGGACGCCGACGCCGCCTGGCACGCGCTGACCGATGCCATCCTTGGCGCCGTCGCGCTGGGCGACATTGGCGACCACTTCCCGCCCTCGGACCCGAAATGGAAAGGCGCTGACAGCGGCATCTTCCTGAAGGAAGCCCAGAGGCTGGCCGAGGCGAAGGGCTACGTCATCGCCAATTGCGACATCACGGTGATCTGCGAGGCGCCCAAGGTGAAGCCGCACCGCGAAGCGATGCGGGAACGGACGGCGGAGCTGCTCGGGCTTCCGCTCGACGCGGTGAGCGTGAAAGCGACGACGACCGAGGGGCTGGGCTTTACCGGACGGCGCGAGGGAATTGCGGCAGAGGCTGTGGCGTTGCTGGTGCCGAAGGGCTAA
- a CDS encoding enoyl-CoA hydratase/isomerase family protein — translation MDDILITEKRGHVTVLTLNRPEAMNSLDYELYDALEDAVRTSDARAIVITGSGTRAFCAGDDVKKILSKGAPVTPERAARAKDTGGLTPAADALLHTDIPVIAAINGFALGWGAELAIMADIRVMADTAKFGEIFVTRGLCCDAPGLGRLAQLVGREKASELLFTGDVIDAAEAKAIGLVSRVVAQNDLLPTALALAEKIAANPPQAVRALKAGLRRTLDPDWRDAGKWAITEIRRLMQTADAKESAAAFIEKRKPVFTGN, via the coding sequence GTGGACGATATTCTGATTACCGAGAAGCGCGGGCATGTGACGGTTCTGACGCTGAACCGGCCTGAGGCGATGAATTCGCTGGATTACGAACTGTATGACGCGCTGGAAGATGCGGTGCGCACGTCTGATGCACGGGCCATTGTGATTACGGGATCGGGCACCCGCGCATTCTGCGCCGGGGATGACGTGAAGAAGATCCTCTCCAAGGGCGCGCCGGTAACGCCGGAGCGGGCGGCCAGGGCGAAAGACACGGGCGGGCTGACCCCAGCGGCGGACGCCCTTCTGCATACGGATATTCCGGTGATCGCGGCGATCAACGGCTTTGCGCTGGGATGGGGCGCGGAGCTGGCGATCATGGCGGACATTCGCGTGATGGCGGACACAGCGAAGTTTGGCGAGATTTTCGTGACGCGCGGGCTTTGCTGCGACGCGCCGGGGCTGGGGCGGTTGGCGCAACTTGTCGGCCGGGAGAAAGCCAGCGAGCTGCTGTTTACCGGCGATGTGATTGACGCGGCAGAAGCCAAGGCAATCGGGCTGGTGAGCCGCGTGGTAGCGCAAAACGATCTGTTGCCCACGGCGCTGGCGCTGGCGGAGAAGATCGCCGCGAACCCGCCTCAGGCGGTGCGCGCGCTGAAGGCGGGCCTGCGCCGGACGCTGGACCCCGATTGGCGCGATGCCGGCAAATGGGCGATCACCGAAATCCGCCGCCTGATGCAGACCGCCGACGCGAAGGAAAGCGCCGCCGCCTTCATCGAGAAGCGAAAACCGGTCTTCACGGGAAACTGA
- a CDS encoding CinA family protein, producing MFPERLRNLAMLVLDDAERARLKIATAESCTGGLVAALLTEIPGSSSVVDRGFVTYSNKAKEEMLGVPGDVLADFGAVSEPVARMMAEGAMANSRANIAVSITGVAGPGGGTPMKPVGTVHIACARENRAIIHEMLQLGDIGRDAIRMASVETALNMIQAQMR from the coding sequence ATGTTTCCAGAACGTCTTCGCAACCTCGCCATGCTGGTGCTCGACGATGCCGAGCGCGCCCGCCTGAAGATCGCCACCGCCGAAAGCTGTACGGGCGGCCTTGTCGCCGCGCTGCTGACGGAGATCCCCGGCTCATCCTCCGTGGTGGATCGCGGCTTTGTCACCTATTCCAACAAGGCGAAGGAAGAGATGCTGGGCGTGCCCGGCGATGTGCTGGCCGATTTCGGCGCGGTGTCCGAACCCGTCGCGCGGATGATGGCGGAAGGCGCGATGGCGAACAGCCGGGCGAACATTGCTGTCTCGATTACCGGCGTGGCCGGGCCAGGTGGCGGGACGCCGATGAAGCCTGTGGGCACGGTGCACATTGCCTGCGCCCGTGAGAACCGCGCGATCATCCATGAGATGCTGCAACTGGGCGACATCGGCCGCGACGCGATCCGCATGGCATCGGTTGAGACCGCGCTGAACATGATCCAGGCGCAGATGCGCTGA
- a CDS encoding type II toxin-antitoxin system RatA family toxin produces MPRFTKTLRVPYGPDQCFALVSDIAAYPRFIKWITALRVSEQREAGPGVNECLGEVVVGFKGFTERFSTRVVADEPAARVTAALVRGPFRKLFAEWRITESVAGASDVSLEINYEFRNPVIGFLAAANHDLAVDRILSAFLEEARRRYSAPLA; encoded by the coding sequence GTGCCGCGTTTCACGAAGACCCTCCGTGTGCCCTATGGGCCAGACCAGTGCTTTGCTCTGGTCTCGGACATTGCCGCCTATCCGCGTTTCATCAAATGGATCACGGCCTTGCGCGTGTCGGAGCAGCGTGAGGCAGGCCCCGGCGTGAATGAATGTCTGGGCGAAGTCGTCGTCGGCTTCAAAGGCTTCACCGAGCGCTTCTCCACCCGCGTCGTCGCGGATGAGCCCGCCGCCCGCGTCACCGCCGCCCTTGTGCGTGGCCCGTTCCGCAAACTCTTTGCCGAATGGCGCATTACCGAAAGCGTCGCGGGCGCCTCGGATGTGTCGCTGGAAATCAATTACGAATTCAGGAACCCCGTGATCGGTTTCCTCGCCGCCGCCAATCACGATCTCGCGGTAGACCGTATCCTGAGCGCTTTCCTCGAAGAAGCCCGCCGCCGGTATTCTGCCCCGCTCGCCTGA
- the lipA gene encoding lipoyl synthase — protein MANLIDARTGAPRPRHPEKQGRPDTPVLRKPEWIRVKAPTSEGYSETRNIVKSKGLVTVCEEAGCPNIGECWDKKHATMMILGEFCTRACSFCNVATGKPKPGVDEDEPRRVAEAVAEMGLSHVVITSVDRDDLEDGGAMHFVNTINAIRAAAPATTIEILTPDFLRKDGWENRVIDAKPDVFNHNLETVPRLYLSIRPGARYFHSLRLLQKVKDRDPSQFTKSGLMVGLGETKEEIMQVMDDMRSAGVDFITIGQYLQPTRKHAAIDRFVPPDEFKAYEEIARAKGFLMVSASPLTRSSHHAGEDFERLRAAREAQLAARKA, from the coding sequence ATGGCCAACCTCATCGATGCCCGCACCGGCGCCCCGCGCCCCCGCCACCCCGAAAAGCAGGGGCGGCCCGATACGCCTGTGCTGCGTAAGCCTGAATGGATTCGCGTGAAGGCGCCGACCTCCGAAGGCTATTCGGAAACGCGCAATATCGTGAAGTCCAAGGGACTGGTCACGGTCTGTGAAGAGGCCGGCTGCCCCAATATCGGCGAGTGCTGGGACAAGAAGCACGCGACCATGATGATCTTGGGTGAGTTCTGCACGCGCGCCTGTTCCTTCTGCAACGTCGCCACCGGCAAGCCCAAGCCCGGTGTGGACGAGGACGAACCGCGCCGCGTCGCCGAAGCCGTCGCTGAGATGGGCCTTTCCCACGTTGTCATCACCTCGGTGGACCGTGACGACCTGGAAGACGGCGGCGCGATGCACTTCGTCAACACGATCAACGCCATCCGCGCGGCGGCCCCGGCCACCACCATCGAAATTCTCACGCCGGACTTCCTGCGCAAGGATGGCTGGGAGAACCGGGTCATCGATGCCAAGCCGGACGTGTTCAACCACAATCTCGAAACCGTTCCGCGCCTCTATCTCTCCATCCGCCCCGGCGCGCGCTATTTCCACTCCCTGCGCCTCCTGCAAAAGGTGAAGGACCGCGATCCCTCCCAGTTCACCAAATCCGGGCTCATGGTCGGCCTCGGTGAAACGAAGGAGGAGATCATGCAGGTGATGGACGACATGCGTTCCGCCGGCGTCGATTTCATCACTATCGGCCAGTATCTCCAGCCGACGCGGAAACACGCTGCCATTGATCGCTTCGTCCCGCCGGACGAGTTCAAGGCGTATGAAGAAATCGCCCGCGCCAAGGGCTTCCTCATGGTCTCGGCCAGCCCGCTCACGCGCTCCAGCCACCATGCCGGGGAAGACTTCGAGCGCCTGCGCGCGGCTCGCGAAGCCCAGCTTGCCGCCCGCAAGGCCTAA